Genomic DNA from Planktomarina temperata RCA23:
GCGGCATATAGGGGCCGATGTCCCAGTTTTGACTTGGCAAATGGGTTATCCTTGCTTAGATAGCCTCTGACCTGAACTGGGAAATTCGTATGCAAAATGTCGTCTTGATCATCCACCTTCTTTTGGCCATCTCGTTGATTGGCCTGGTTCTGTTGCAACGCTCTGAAGGTGGCGGCCTTGGTATGGGCGGCGGCGGTGCTGGCGGTGGGGCGATGTCCGGTCGCGCGGCGGCCTCGGCTTTGACCAAGCTGACCTGGGGTCTGGCGATTGCCTTTATTTGCACCTCTCTGGCCCTAACGATTCTACAGGTTCAAAAATCCTCTGGCAGCTCCGTTTTGGATCAATTGATGCCGGCCACCGAGCAAGATACACCCGTTGATGGCGATGCCCTATTGCCGCCTTCGGTCGAGGATTCCGCGCCACTTTTGCCGGTTGCTGACTAACTTACCCCTAAATATGGCGGCATCGGTAAATTTTGCCGCCTTATCTTGTATCATCAGATTGCAGAATCATCACGGAGCTGTTATTGGTTTAATCCCGTGGTGAGGCGCATTTTTCTTGCCGAAAATTCGAAACGACGGGGATCTCTTTATTTATGGCGCGTTATGTATTTATCACCG
This window encodes:
- the secG gene encoding preprotein translocase subunit SecG; protein product: MQNVVLIIHLLLAISLIGLVLLQRSEGGGLGMGGGGAGGGAMSGRAAASALTKLTWGLAIAFICTSLALTILQVQKSSGSSVLDQLMPATEQDTPVDGDALLPPSVEDSAPLLPVAD